The DNA region TACAAAAAGATCCGCAAGATTCTTTGCAGCCTTCAAGGTGCGTAGAACATCTGACTGTACTGCACTAATGCTATATGTTCGTTCATGCATCTCAGTCACAAAGAAACTCTCCACATGAGCTTGCCATACCAATCAGGAACACAAATTTCTTACTTGCTACTGTATATCTTACAAGATAATGACTTGTGCAGATCAAGAGAGGATTAGGACGATCTCCTTCGACACCAACAACAACGCAGTCATCATCGACGGGCCGTTCGATCCACACAAGCTATCATGCAGGATCAGATGCAAAGGAGGCAAGGTGATCAAGGGCGTCCAAATCATGGGCGACGGCAAGCCGGAAGAGATGGCCGGGCCACCGCCGAGCAACAGTCGCAAAAAGAAATCAAAATCAAAGGGGAAGGGGAAGgagtcaccgccgccgcccgctgagCAGCCACAAGCATATCATCCTCAGCCGCCCACCGAGCAGCAGCCACAGGCATACTACCCTCAGCCGCCCACTGAGCAGCCACCGGCATACCACCAGCAGCCGCCCACTGAGCAGCCACCGGAATACCACCCTCAGCAGCACACCGAGCAGCAACCGGCATACCACCCTCAGCCGCCCGCCGAGCAGCCACAGGAATACCACCACCCTCAGCAGCCCCCTCCGGA from Triticum urartu cultivar G1812 unplaced genomic scaffold, Tu2.1 TuUngrouped_contig_5745, whole genome shotgun sequence includes:
- the LOC125529650 gene encoding protein PYRICULARIA ORYZAE RESISTANCE 21-like (The sequence of the model RefSeq protein was modified relative to this genomic sequence to represent the inferred CDS: added 218 bases not found in genome assembly), with product MTDQISTIILRVDLDCHQCYKKIRKILCSLQDQERIRTISFDTNNNAVIIDGPFDPHKLSCRIRCKGGKVIKGVQIMGDGKPEEMAGPPPSNSRKKKSKSKGKGKESPPPPAEQPQAYHPQPPTEQQPQAYYPQPPTEQPPAYHQQPPTEQPPEYHPQQHTEQQPAYHPQPPAEQPQEYHHPQQPPPDREMSATMQAVREEERPKERPAELETPKEMQVHFVPEAGPECHKNPRERRHPMGEMPSWNGPPMVEIPSLPARPVGPCRCTCCASCYQGYYGSCRCSDCGRTYGYTAAVALPPPAGCYGGARAPYCGGYSGYRVICEEDQAGACIIM